A stretch of the Rosa rugosa chromosome 5, drRosRugo1.1, whole genome shotgun sequence genome encodes the following:
- the LOC133709115 gene encoding putative disease resistance protein RGA3 yields the protein MAESLLTFAAEGVLTKVTSLAAQEFSLVLGFKEDLAQLRDSFLKIQAMLRDVDHSQVRGEAVEMWVKDLEDIANEADDVLDEIGYEVLRRKVELRDQMKKKVKNFLSHSNPIAFRLQMAHKIKKINTSLMKLFNEAAGPVGLVARTLADATSQDIEVLDRETVSSFDSDEKLIIGREEVASEMVKTLLKSHYNEENYLPVLAIVGMPGLGKTTLAKSIYNESKIDSHFHEKIWLCVSTPFDVKTILRGILETLRPEKAAVQSKDAICKFIREEVKGKRYLLILDDVWNEDSEKWKELRSCLLTINDTQGSSIIVTTRSDRVAKVMETLPRCDLRKLSDDECWLIMKDKAIPIGSPPMSKEQETIGREIAKRCGGVPLVSKVLGDVMRSKTSDEWRSILKSKTWDSPEGEKRIFSILKLSFDELKSPSLKQCFAYCSMFFKDFDIEKDDLIQLWMAQGWLHPCSDKSLEMEERGNEYFKILLAKSFFQDVTKDYGGNVTKCKMHDLVHDLAEHVSKSRNLRSLFSNGEVLGSNLLSFKSLRVLNFYKADIVELPISIGKLKHLRYLNVLKTRIKTFPKSIGQLYNLQTLKIPYQLEEFPGEVANLINLRHIYFGRYMKVPGGILRRLTNLRSLPFLKVGNKTGPGIEELGCLNQLHDTLSIYGLENVGDGEEASKANLVEKKQICKLILDWKLSRPSHNVENDDDVLEGLRPHSSLEFLEIQRFMGVKFPSWLFLANHLKKIELSGCNKCEGVPVLGHLPNLSCVKIMRMENLTRIGSEFYGDDHVNRGNGSSKEAQPLFPALKTLHIEWAQNLIEWMEAPTEGATTVFPCLEELTLIGCNKLTSAPSHFPSLKKLVIDWMDSGGMPIASILSNKLTSLTHLRLLEVGGLTCLPEGMLENNKNLAHLEITQCSELTCISPQSQGFEYCCASLSYLRIWICQNLRYLPDGLLTPSLKEMTLYYCPNLEYIPDATHGGLTSLEALCVTMCYKITSIPFSQGLPSLGMLRISQCPELSSLPGGLEYCTSIRSLSITSCPKVPSISIESLSTSLEELCVSDLDSLPISRAGFTSLLELSIIYCESVQIGPEFSACLQTLVSLQKLTMRFCENLETIPSSDKLTSLRSLEIRGCNKLTCLPNGLAASSQSCSLTRLKELTIGDFCEELDEFPAFQAIPQLESLTIWGWPQLKSLPEQIQHLPSLRHLEITWFHGVEAIPEWLGNLASLEDLTIECFPSLKYLPSVEAMQRLTKLKEIDISRCPLLEERCTEESGPEWPKIRHLPFIRFGATRIEN from the exons ATGGCAGAATCTCTGCTCACTTTTGCTGCCGAGGGAGTACTGACCAAGGTGACTTCGCTTGCTGCTCAAGAATTCAGTCTTGTATTGGGTTTCAAAGAAGATCTGGCACAGCTGCGGGACTCATTCCTCAAGATTCAAGCTATGCTAAGAGATGTCGACCATTCCCAAGTTCGAGGGGAGGCTGTGGAAATGTGGGTGAAGGATCTTGAAGACATAGCTAACGAAGCCGATGATGTCTTAGATGAAATTGGGTATGAAGTTCTCCGACGCAAAGTAGAACTCCGAGACCAGATGAAGAAAAAGGTGAAAAATTTCTTGTCCCACTCCAATCCCATTGCCTTTCGCTTACAAATGGCacataaaatcaagaaaatcaACACATCTTTGATGAAATTATTCAATGAGGCAGCTGGCCCTGTTGGGTTAGTTGCTAGGACATTAGCAGATGCAACCTCTCAAGATATTGAAGTACTTGATAGGGAGACCGTCTCCAGCTTTGATAGCGATGAGAAGCTCATAATTGGAAGAGAGGAGGTCGCGTCAGAGATGGTCAAAACCTTACTCAAGTCACACTATAATGAAGAAAATTATCTTCCAGTTTTGGCTATCGTTGGAATGCCAGGTCTAGGCAAGACAACTTTAGCTAAATCAATATATAATGAATCTAAGattgatagccacttccatgaAAAAATATGGTTGTGTGTATCCACCCCCTTTGATGTCAAGACGATCTTAAGGGGGATCTTGGAAACTCTGAGACCAGAGAAAGCAGCAGTACAAAGTAAGGACGCGATTTGTAAATTCATTCGAGAAGAGGTAAAAGGGAAAAGATACCTTCTCATACTGGATGATGTTTGGAACGAAGATTCTGAAAAATGGAAGGAGTTGAGGAGTTGTTTGTTAACAATTAATGATACTCAAGGAAGCAGCATCATTGTCACTACCCGTAGTGACCGAGTTGCAAAAGTCATGGAAACTCTTCCCAGATGTGATTTAAGAAAACTATCAGATGATGAATGCTGGCTCATAATGAAGGATAAAGCCATTCCTATTGGGAGTCCTCCTATGTCTAAAGAGCAGGAGACAATTGGTAGAGAGATCGCTAAAAGATGTGGAGGTGTACCTCTAGTGTCAAAG GTTTTGGGAGATGTGATGCGCTCTAAAACAAGTGATGAATGGCGATCAATTTTAAAAAGTAAAACATGGGATTCACcagaaggagaaaagagaattttttcaattttgaagttgagttttgatgaattgaaatcTCCATCCTTGAAACAATGTTTTGCTTATTGCTCGATGTTCTTCAAAGATTTTGATATTGAAAAGGATGACTTGATCCAACTTTGGATGGCTCAGGGATGGCTTCACCCTTGTTCTGACAAAAGCCTAGAGATGGAGGAGAGAGgtaatgaatattttaaaatcctaTTGGCGAAGTCTTTTTTTCAAGATGTTACAAAGGATTATGGTGGTAATGTTACCAAATGTAAGATGCACGATCTTGTGCATGATCTTGCAGAACATGTATCAAAATCAAGGAACTTACGGTCACTTTTTTCAAATGGTGAAGTCCTTGGGAGCAACTTACTTAGCTTCAAATCTTTACGTGTGTTAAATTTTTACAAAGCAGACATTGTGGAGTTGCCAATTTCAATTGGGAAGTTGAAACACTTGAGGtatttgaatgttttgaaaacAAGAATCAAAACATTTCCCAAATCAATTGGTCAGCTTTATAACTTGCAAACATTGAAAATACCTTATCAGCTTGAAGAATTTCCAGGGGAAGTTGCAAATTTGATCAACTTGCGGCACATTTATTTTGGTAGATATATGAAAGTTCCAGGTGGGATATTGAGACGGTTGACTAATCTCCGGTCATTACCTTTTCTCAAGGTGGGTAACAAGACAGGTCCTGGAATTGAGGAATTGGGTTGTTTAAACCAGTTGCATGACACCTTGTCTATATATGGACTGGAAAATGTAGGAGATGGAGAAGAAGCTTCGAAAGCAAACTTGGTCGAGAAGAAACAAATATGCAAGTTAATCCTTGATTGGAAGCTTAGTAGGCCAAGCCACAATGTGGAGAATGACGATGATGTACTAGAAGGCCTCCGACCACATTCTAGTTTGGAATTTTTGGAGATTCAGAGATTCATGGGTGTTAAATTTCCATCATGGTTATTCCTAGCCAACCAtttgaaaaaaattgaattatcGGGCTGCAACAAATGTGAAGGAGTCCCAGTACTCGGGCATTTACCCAATCTTAGTTGTGTTAAGATTATGAGAATGGAGAACCTAACTCGTATAGGATCTGAGTTTTATGGTGATGACCATGTTAACCGTGGAAATGGATCGAGTAAGGAGGCGCAGCCTTTGTTCCCTGCTTTGAAAACATTGCATATTGAGTGGGCCCAGAACCTGATCGAGTGGATGGAAGCGCCAACAGAAGGAGCAACTACAGTGTTTCCATGTCTCGAGGAGCTGACCTTGATTGGCTGTAACAAACTGACAAGTGCTCCCAGTCATTTTCCATCTCTCAAGAAGTTGGTGATAGACTGGATGGATAGCGGAGGCATGCCAATAGCAAGTATTCTAAGCAATAAACTCACCTCTCTCACTCATCTCAGGTTATTGGAAGTAGGGGGACTTACTTGTCTGCCGGAAGGGATGTTAGAAAACAACAAGAATCTTGCACATTTAGAAATAACTCAGTGTTCAGAGTTGACTTGTATTTCTCCCCAATCACAAGGATTTGAGTACTGCTGCGCATCTCTTTCATATTTGCGGATATGGATTTGTCAGAATCTCAGATATTTACCTGATGGGCTACTCACTCCTTCTCTTAAAGAGATGACGTTGTATTATTGTCCCAATCTAGAGTACATCCCAGATGCTACACACGGTGGTCTCACATCCCTTGAAGCATTGTGTGTGACAATGTGCTATAAAATAACTTCCATTCCATTTTCACAAGGCCTCCCATCTCTTGGTATGTTAAGGATAAGCCAATGTCCTGAATTATCAAGCCTACCGGGTGGACTAGAATACTGTACCTCCATTCGGAGTTTGTCAATAACAAGCTGCCCTAAGGTACCATCCATTTCAATCGAAAGTCTGAGTACATCCCTCGAAGAGTTGTGTGTAAGTGATCTAGACTCTCTTCCAATTTCACGAGCAGGCTTCACATCACTCCTTGAATTGTCAATCATATATTGCGAAAGCGTCCAAATTGGGCCAGAATTTAGTGCCTGTCTTCAAACCCTCGTCTCTCTTCAAAAATTGACGATGAGGTTTTGCGAAAATCTAGAGACTATTCCAAGTTCAGACAAGCTCACATCCCTCCGCAGCTTGGAGATTAGAGGGTGTAATAAATTAACATGTCTACCGAATGGTTTAGCAGCATCGTCACAGTCCTGCAGCCTCACCCGTTTGAAGGAATTGACAATTGGTGATTTCTGCGAGGAGCTCGATGAATTCCCAGCTTTTCAGGCTATACCACAACTTGAATCATTAACCATCTGGGGGTGGCCTCAGCTCAAGTCTCTCCCTGAACAAATTCAACACTTGCCTTCTTTAAGGCATTTGGAAATAACATGGTTTCACGGAGTGGAGGCTATTCCAGAGTGGTTGGGAAACCTTGCATCTCTTGAGGACCTGACTATTGAGTGTTTCCCGAGTCTAAAGTATCTACCTTCTGTGGAAGCAATGCAACGCCTCACCAAATTGAAAGAGATAGACATCTCCCGCTGTCCCCTTCTAGAAGAAAGATGCACGGAGGAGAGCGGCCCAGAGTGGCCAAAGATTCGTCATCTTCCATTCATCCGCT TTGGGGCTACAAGAATCGAGAATTGA
- the LOC133712929 gene encoding universal stress protein PHOS32 — protein MAESAKPLMLIAIDDSEHSFYALEWTLDHLFAPGSTHPFKLGIIHARASPASALGVAGVGSGDFLNSLISDMKKSATKTVEKAKEVCATKKVEIVLVEVMEGDPRNVMPEAVDKHKAALLVLGSHGYGAVKRAVLGSVSDFCAHHANCSVMIVKRPTKPAAK, from the exons ATGGCAGAAAGCGCTAAGCCACTGATGCTAATTGCTATCGACGATAGTGAACACAGCTTTTATGCATTGGAGTGGACTCTGGACCATTTGTTTGCTCCCGGGTCCACCCATCCTTTCAAGCTCGGCATCATCCATGCTAGGGCATCTCCCGCTTCTGCTCTCGGAGTCGCCGGAGTTG GCTCTGGGGACTTCTTGAATTCGTTGATTTctgatatgaagaaatcggCTACTAAGACGGTCGAAAAGGCCAAGGAAGTGTGCGCCACGAAAAAG GTGGAAATTGTGCTAGTGGAAGTTATGGAAGGAGATCCGAGAAATGTTATGCCCGAAGCTGTGGATAAACACAAAGCAGCCCTCTTGGTTCTCGGCAGTCATGGTTATGGAGCGGTCAAGAG GGCAGTTCTAGGGAGTGTAAGCGACTTCTGTGCTCATCATGCTAACTGTTCAGTGATGATTGTGAAGAGGCCAACCAAGCCTGCTGCCAAGTAG